The genomic DNA CAAGATTATCCCACGAATACATTTGCCCCGCATTCTCTAATTGACGGCGGAAGTTTGCGGTACTTGTTTGTATAAGGTCGCGGGGATGCACGCCCTTTTTTATAGCAAAATTCTCGGAGTGAATGCCAAAGGCGTCAAAACCTATTGGCTCAAAAACATCGTACCCCCGCATACGCATATAACGGCCGTGGATATCGGAGCCCGTAAAAGCATAGAGGTTGCCTATGTGGAGGCCTTCAGCGGAAGGGTAAGGAAACATCATCAAATTAAAATACGGATTTTTTGCATTTTTAATATCCACTTGCCAGCGATTCTCTGCCAACCAGCGCTTTCTCCATTTTGACTCTATTTTAATCGGGTTATAGCTCTTCATTTTTCTCCTGTCCCTTCACCAAAAAAATATTTTTATTTTCCGCGAAGCGGTATATTTTTTCTGGTGCGGGATCAATTTTTATAGGATTATATTTTTTCATTTATGTTTGTGCTAATTTTTAGCACTTCTTTATTCTAATGAAGTAAAGGCTTAAATTCAAGTTACTGCTGGATTTTTAGCATAAAATATGGTTAAAATAGCTTAGCACATACAAAACAGGAGACTCGCATGAAAAGGTGCGTGGGGGTAAAGCTCACCAATGGCGAAGAGTGCCTTGTCGCATTTTCCCATAGAAAAACGGGTAAGGACGATGAAAAACAAACAGTAATAATGATTCACGGACTGGGTTCTTGTGGAAACGTTCTGGACAGAACCCTTGCAACTTCGCTTATCACAAAAGCGAAAGCGGAAGGAGTCGGTTTAGATGTGTTCACACTGGACCTGCCCGGACACGGAGACTCGGATAAAAATCTTCAAAAATTCTCTACCGATATATCCGCTGACGCACTACTCGGGTTTATGGAAGCAAAAGGCCTAAGCAGCGCCCATGTTTACGGTGTATCCCTTGGAGGGTCCACCGCCATAAAGTTTGCATCCAAACACCCTGATAAGATTCGTAGCCTTTCTGTGCAGGGACCGCCCATAAACGGGCGCGACTGGAAACTACTCAGAGTATTGCACGGACCCGCCCTCTCCCCCAGATATCTGCTCAAACTTTTAAAGCTGAACGGATTTAAGCCATTTACACGGTTACCGGAAGAGAAAGTATTGCGTATACTACGCGGACTGAACCCGGGAACAGACCTGGGCTCCCTGCGAAGAGTCTGCGAACTCAACAAAGATATGGAGGGTATACTAATAGAAGGCATTAAAAAACTTTCTGCCGTAGCGGTAATGGATTACGCGTGCGATATAATGGAGCTTGATTTAAGAAAGGAGCTTGAAAACATTGCCCTATACAAAATACCTCTTATGGTAGTAGACGGGGAAAAACCCGAACACAGAGGCGTAGATACAATGGAAAGAATAGCGAAGATTGTACCTTCAGCAAGAACACTCCAAATT from Candidatus Spechtbacterales bacterium includes the following:
- a CDS encoding alpha/beta hydrolase, which encodes MKRCVGVKLTNGEECLVAFSHRKTGKDDEKQTVIMIHGLGSCGNVLDRTLATSLITKAKAEGVGLDVFTLDLPGHGDSDKNLQKFSTDISADALLGFMEAKGLSSAHVYGVSLGGSTAIKFASKHPDKIRSLSVQGPPINGRDWKLLRVLHGPALSPRYLLKLLKLNGFKPFTRLPEEKVLRILRGLNPGTDLGSLRRVCELNKDMEGILIEGIKKLSAVAVMDYACDIMELDLRKELENIALYKIPLMVVDGEKPEHRGVDTMERIAKIVPSARTLQIKGEGHLATVLGHETVAENLLDFIKNGSLQ